One bacterium DNA segment encodes these proteins:
- the rpsL gene encoding 30S ribosomal protein S12, whose protein sequence is MPTVNQLVRKPRLKVTKKSKAPALQDHPQKRGVCTIVRTITPKKPNSALRKVARVRLTNGQEITAYIPGVGHNLQEHSVVLVRGGRVKDLPGVRYHIIRGTQQTAGTANRMQGRSKYGTKRPKKTAGK, encoded by the coding sequence ATGCCGACAGTTAACCAGCTCGTTCGCAAGCCACGATTAAAGGTAACGAAGAAATCGAAAGCTCCCGCGCTGCAGGATCATCCGCAGAAGCGTGGGGTATGTACGATTGTACGAACCATCACGCCTAAAAAGCCGAACTCGGCGTTGCGTAAGGTGGCTCGTGTTCGTTTAACCAACGGACAGGAAATTACCGCTTATATCCCAGGTGTCGGTCATAACCTGCAAGAGCACTCAGTGGTCTTAGTACGCGGTGGACGCGTTAAGGACCTTCCTGGTGTGCGCTATCATATAATTCGCGGAACTCAGCAAACAGCCGGTACTGCGAATAGAATGCAGGGACGATCGAAGTACGGCACTAAACGACCTAAGAAGACGGCAGGTAAGTAG
- the fusA gene encoding elongation factor G, with protein MPRTQALETTRNIGIAAHIDAGKTTTTERILYYTGRIHRIGEVDQGAATMDWMEQEQERGITITSAATTCFWEGHRINIIDTPGHVDFTVEVERSMRVLDAVVALFCAVGGVQPQSETVWRQANKYEVPRIAMVNKMDRLGADFFKVVESIRTRLGANAVPIQIPIGKEAEFQGIIDLVKMNAIIYENGTGKDFEVTDIPAYLKDEAAEHHDKLIEALADVDDSIMAKYLENEPVTVDEIREAIRKNTIASKIMPVLCGSAFKNKGIQPLMNAVIDYLPSPLDIGSVTGINPENGESVTREPSDTEPLCAFVFKIMSDPFVGRLTYLRIYSGVLTKGSMIYNANKEKRERVGRILQMHANSREDVEEAYSGDIVGVIGLNEATTGSSLCPQDNQVVLEQISFPEPVIGVAVEPKTQADQEKLSLALHRLSQEDPTFQVTSDTETGQTVISGMGELHLEIITDRMRREFGVEANVGRPQVAYKEAVRTKAKAEGRYIRQSGGSGQYGHCV; from the coding sequence ATGCCTCGTACTCAAGCATTGGAAACAACAAGAAATATAGGAATCGCGGCCCATATCGATGCCGGTAAGACAACAACTACCGAACGCATCTTATATTACACAGGGCGAATTCACCGGATAGGTGAGGTCGATCAAGGCGCAGCGACGATGGACTGGATGGAACAGGAACAAGAGCGTGGTATTACCATTACCTCAGCAGCAACCACCTGTTTTTGGGAAGGCCATCGAATCAATATAATAGATACGCCTGGGCACGTTGACTTCACGGTTGAAGTCGAACGCTCGATGCGTGTGCTGGATGCGGTTGTTGCTTTGTTTTGCGCGGTCGGTGGTGTTCAGCCTCAATCGGAAACGGTTTGGCGCCAGGCGAACAAGTATGAAGTACCGCGTATCGCAATGGTTAATAAGATGGACCGGCTTGGAGCAGATTTCTTTAAGGTTGTCGAGTCAATTCGTACTCGCCTTGGAGCAAATGCGGTGCCGATTCAGATACCCATCGGTAAAGAAGCTGAATTCCAGGGCATTATTGACCTTGTTAAGATGAATGCTATCATCTACGAGAACGGTACCGGAAAAGATTTTGAAGTGACTGATATACCGGCGTACTTGAAAGATGAAGCTGCCGAGCATCATGATAAATTGATAGAGGCCTTAGCTGATGTTGATGACAGCATCATGGCCAAGTACCTTGAAAACGAACCAGTAACGGTTGACGAAATACGCGAGGCTATTCGGAAGAACACCATCGCCAGCAAGATAATGCCGGTGTTGTGTGGGTCGGCATTCAAGAATAAAGGTATACAGCCCTTGATGAATGCGGTAATTGATTACCTGCCTTCTCCGTTGGATATTGGTTCGGTAACGGGGATCAATCCTGAAAATGGAGAATCGGTAACCCGTGAGCCGAGCGACACTGAACCGCTGTGCGCATTTGTGTTTAAGATTATGTCGGACCCCTTCGTTGGCCGCTTGACTTATCTTAGGATATACTCTGGTGTTCTGACAAAAGGGTCGATGATCTACAATGCGAACAAAGAGAAGCGTGAGCGTGTTGGTCGAATCCTCCAGATGCATGCAAATTCTCGGGAGGATGTCGAAGAAGCATATTCCGGTGATATCGTCGGTGTGATTGGTTTGAACGAAGCGACAACAGGAAGTTCGCTCTGTCCGCAAGATAATCAGGTGGTTTTAGAACAGATTAGTTTCCCTGAACCGGTTATCGGAGTTGCGGTTGAGCCTAAGACACAGGCTGACCAAGAGAAGCTGTCTTTAGCGTTACATCGGTTGTCGCAGGAAGACCCGACATTCCAAGTGACGTCCGATACTGAGACAGGCCAAACGGTCATCTCTGGAATGGGCGAGTTGCACCTTGAGATAATTACAGATCGTATGCGCCGTGAGTTTGGTGTTGAGGCTAACGTTGGCAGGCCGCAGGTTGCCTATAAAGAAGCGGTTCGAACAAAGGCCAAAGCGGAAGGCCGTTATATACGCCAATCCGGTGGTTCTGGTCAATACGGACATTGTGTGTT
- the rpsG gene encoding 30S ribosomal protein S7, with protein MPGRGEIPKRLVAPDPIYGSEIIARFINRMMYGGKKSVAEKIFYTAMKLVEEKAGKPAGEIFDQAIRNVMPMVEVRPRRVGGQTYQVPMEVPGHRRRSLAFRWLLFAARRRSGNTMVERLSGEILDAANNTGSAIKKREDTHRMADANKAFAHYRW; from the coding sequence ATGCCAGGAAGAGGCGAAATCCCGAAGAGATTAGTAGCTCCAGATCCGATTTACGGTAGTGAGATTATTGCGCGGTTTATTAACCGCATGATGTATGGCGGCAAGAAAAGCGTCGCCGAGAAAATATTTTACACCGCGATGAAGCTGGTTGAAGAAAAGGCTGGCAAACCTGCCGGCGAAATATTTGATCAGGCAATCCGGAACGTAATGCCGATGGTCGAAGTGCGACCAAGGCGTGTTGGCGGTCAAACCTACCAGGTTCCCATGGAGGTACCCGGTCATCGACGTCGCTCACTGGCTTTTCGTTGGCTGCTATTTGCAGCCCGCAGAAGATCCGGCAATACAATGGTCGAGAGATTAAGCGGCGAAATTCTTGATGCGGCTAACAACACAGGTTCAGCCATTAAAAAGCGCGAAGATACACACCGCATGGCGGATGCCAACAAAGCTTTTGCACACTATCGTTGGTAA